In Citrus sinensis cultivar Valencia sweet orange chromosome 3, DVS_A1.0, whole genome shotgun sequence, the sequence AAGAGCTTGATGCTACTTTCAGTGCTTCTCTAATATGTGGTATTGCATGCGCATACTCCAATCCATAAAGGGCCTgcacttaaaagaaaatctgaTCAACAGCCCTAACAAGATCTGATCAACAAAAACTTCTGGCAAGATCAAATCATTACATCACAAAGAAAAACCATTCAATGTAAAGAAGCATCCAATAGGAGGggcacaaaacaaaaagaagaaaaaaaggggaGAGAGAGGATACGCCACCCATGCAGTGGGACATAGTGTTCCGAtctagaagaaaatttttcctCTTAATTAAGTGGGATGATTTTCTAGATATCTGATATTGTGTGTCACACCTCATAGTGAGGATACACCACCCATACAGTGGAACATAGTGTTCCAAtctagaagaaaatttttcctCTTAATTAAGCGGGCTGATTTTCTACATATCTGATATTGTGCATCAACCTGATAGTCAAGTCATAATTAGTCCTtccaataaattaaattccaaCATGCCAGAAATTCAAGGAAACAAAGCTTCTAATCTAGTTGGTTTTATAACTatggaaaaattaaagtgaaaactAGAAGAGGCAGCTTGAATTGGCAGATTTGTTACTAATATGAATATACAGACTCCATAAATTTCAGGATTTCAAGCATCATCCTCTTAAATAATCCATAAGCCAAGGACCTAATAGGTACAGAGAGATTGCTTGCCACATTTGATTGAGCTTTAGGCTATGTTAGCAATATGAATACATGTCAAAACATCACAAGTTTAGGAGacaaaatgacataaaacatCACAACATCAACAAAAGGTGGGCATCGGGCACAAAGTTTTCATTACTGACATCCACTATTCCTTGCTGGGGACAGAGAAAGTGGTTTAAGATGGATCAAGAAGAAATACATTAGATTTTCACAAACTAGCATCTGCTTATGGcaacataaaagtaaaatcaGTGCagaaggccaaaaaaaaaagaaatgaaaaaagattATAGGAATTAAAATCATACCAAAATAGGTTTGCCATTGGTCAAAGCATGCTTTGATAAGTTTTCAATGCAGTTGGATGTATTAATGGAAGCCTTTCCAAATACAAAGAATGCGGGAAGAGTTGATGTCCTGCAATCAAAACGTTATGCCCTTTGAaccaaaaagttaaattattattattattatttaaaaaatgaactagAAAGTCGACAGTCATAATAAAGTAGAAATATGATGAACTAAATTTGACTGTTGCATCCACAAACCCTGAACTCAAGCAGTCACTGAAAAGACCACCAGTAGGCAAAccaataaaaactaaaacaaaatgataaaagatgAATCATAAACAATGTAACTCTTCTTCACCTACCACCTAAACTCATAGCATAGTCTTCTAGTTATTTAAACTTTCATCGACTGTAATCATTTTCCTTATAGATGACAAAAGAAAGGATAACAGGATTTTTAAGTTCCATCAATCCTAAGAAGGCCTAAGCATTGGTCAAACTAAGACTTTCACAGAAATCAAATGTACCtaataaaagttatttttttagttattaccCCATTCTAATATTTCTTGACTCTCTAGCAAAAACTTTTGAATGTAGTCTTTTTATCTCATAAAAGTAATGAGAAAAATCAAGATAGAATGCAAGGCTACGAGCCtaagataatttttataaccccatcaaaaatattaatagaaaatattatgTGACTCACATTTCCattcataatattataaacatGACCAGAAACAGCCTTGACAACagtgaaagaaaacaaaaggagagatggaaaaaaaaaaaaaattaggttaaTGAGTACTCACGGGCTAAGACAGGTATGTCCATAATGTATGACACAATCGGCATCAACGTGGGATGCTCCAACCTCGTCAACACAACAGCTACCATAAGTTGTGTCTGCCATTACAAATAATCCAATATCTTTGTCATCCACACTCCGCTCACCATCAGAACTTCTAAGTGACCCAAGTTTGGTCCTCAGCGCTCGCACTATTCTTATTGAATCCTTCAATAAATCATCTGGGAACTAAAATCACTAAAagcttaaattaaataaaaacaaggaaattaattaataaatcaatagaaATTCTAATCCTCAGGATCCCCAGACACCTTTAAACATGCTTGCATgattacttaaataaatatacacataTGAGTTAAGATTacaccaattttatttataaaataatttgattcgTAAAACTAAATATTGGATTTTATACTTGCAAGCGTACTCCCATGACTGCCAAGCCTCAGAGATACTTAGCCGTCCTATTGAATCAGCGATAAAAGTTTATGGATCTTATTGCTGCATGATTGTTACTAATGCGATATTAAGCATGGATTAGTAACATACTAATGAATTTAATCTCAATAGTTgaatcaaccaaaaaaaaaaaagaatcataaaTAAACTTATCAACTGGTCTAAACTAATAAAAGTTTATCCTTGGCATGCGAGTCAAGCTTTTAATtctcatctctttttcttATGGATTGAGTTTCCAGGAAAATCTCTGTTTTGCTGCCTAGAAAATTCAATCATGCTAAACAAAGCTACttcaaaattctttatttaaactaacaaaaataaaccTTTATCTTCCATTGTTTAAAAGGCAAagccaaatatttaaaataaaaaagcaaataaccaaatttctttaaaattagaaaCCCGAGATTTTACTAgggtttaaaaaaatgaaaaaaaaatgaagaaaataaaatactaatatatgTTACCTGCAAAGCAACTCTAGTGAATTTCCTACTGTAAATAAAATCGGCAGTGCTGGCAATTTCGTAATTTAATTCGAAGTCCATGTCCAAAGAGTTTACTAATCTCTCTGTATTTCACTCTTCAAATCGAAAGGATGGAAAGCGACGAAGAGAAAAGGAGCCAGGGGGCGGTTCGTTTTTGCCTTcaggttttatattttttaaaattttgagtaaaTAGTAAAACGAGTAATGACGTATGGCTCCCTGTAGTTTTGAGTTTCCTCAAATGAGTACACCTGACTTCCATTTCCGCAAAGAAAGGTCCGGACGCCTGTGAAATGACGGCATTACCCTTCGttcaaaaatcaatattttaagaagatttttgtgtcatttttaattatgaacaattattttgtgcagttttttttttttgtttccttttaaatttggttgaaattatttttcactaCTAAAAAAGAGTTCGAAAATATCAAAATGGAggattattgaaaataaaaatttggcatTTTCTCCTATACTTGAGGAATAGTGTCAGAAAAGAACATGCTCTCCAAAATATTGATGTACAATTACAATACATCACTCGAAGAGAGTGTTAACACACTCCTTGCAATACCAATGATCTCTCCGAGTAACCTATGTAGAAGCTGCTTGACCTTCCTCATCCAAGACAGCAGCTGCAGAACCTCGAGAATGATCCTTAAATGGAGGTAACTGAACGTCGTCTTAAATCTAGCAAACACAACATCTATCGCAAAATCAGATTTAAGGTTTGACTTAGGAGCGAGACCATAGAGAGCATACTTGCCGTACGCTAGCAGCCTGATCTGTTGGGGTGCTTTTAACTTGCTAACGATAGACCTCAATAGCCCATCTATGCGCAATACTGCAAGGAAGTTAGGAGGCAGAGACTCCATGAATGAAGATATGTCCGCCACGGTCAGAGAGACTAATTCCTGCTtcacttttcttctttcttctgcTGACATTCCAGCTCCAAGAACAGATTTGCTGTCAATAGATCTTCCAGTAAAAATGAGAGGCAAGTATCGTGAGTACTGACCAATACCAAATTGTTCACCTAGATGTTTTATTTCGTCCGAGTCCAGAAGAATCAATGCCTTCCACAGTCGACAATAGTCTACTCTAAATGTATCATCCAATGTTTTGCAAATTCCATGATCAAgaagaaccaaagaaaagcCATTCCGACCTTCTGAAGAAACCAATATGTTGCCAGCGTGTGGATCTCCATGCACAAAACCATGGACAAATATCATTTCAGCAAACACCTCAACCAATGCTTTTGCAACCTTTATGGGATTTGCTTTTATTTCCTTCAAAGAATCAAGATCATCGACTTTGCAGCCCTTACAAAACTGCATCGTTAGAACGTGGCTTGTTGTAAAATCCCAAAACACGTGAGGAACCTGGACCATCtcattgtttttaaaattctcaGCTGTTTTCTCAGAATTTTTTGCCTCCTGAATGAAGTCAAGCTCCAAAGAAATGGTCCCAGCAAATTCTGATACCAGCCACCCAAACCTGTACTCTGGGAAAATCCATGTAACAGTCTTTGAAAGGAAAGACATAATTGCAATGTCCAGCCTCATCTTATGCTCTAACCCAGGGTACTGCACCTTAACTGCGACTTCTTGATCACCTCTCAGTATTGCATGATGCACTTGGGCAATAGATGCAGCAGCAATTGGCTGCTCATCAAGAGAAATGAATATCTCAGACAAATGCTGACCCAGATTGCTCATTAGTACTTCTTTAATGGATTTAAAATCACAAGGAACTGCCTGATCCTGTAGAGACAAGAGAGTTGATGAGTATTCTTTGGGAACCTGCCTAATGGCAGCAACAAACTGACCTGCTTTTACGTAGAAACCTTTGTTCATTTCACATAATTTCAAGATTCTCTTGGCTGAACGTAAATGAACCTCAGATAGTTTGCAAAGATAATCTTCAGAGCCAACAGACAAACCGTGTAAAGAATATTTGTAGTCAGCAATAGTGAAAGTAATAGTCGAGATTGCCCGAGAGGAGCGAACAATGCCATCGATTCCAGCCTTAATTTTATCCGCAAAGAGtggaaatggaagaaaatcaGAATGACTCGTTGCATGGAAGGTGAAACCGGTGGCTGTTAGTAGGTAAACTGTTCTCTTCAATATCTTGCTAGCCTTCATGTTATAGAGGTTCATCCAATATCCAATTCTTTTATAGATTCAGAACcaaaataatgtttttcacCATATAAACCAACGGTTTCACCAACATTAGCCACCTCCATAATCTCAGCATCTGGAACCTCGCTACACTCCTACATTTGAGCTATAGAGTCGTTAAAAATTGCCGTTAAGAATCAACTATGAAGCGtattaaagaagagaaaatatcCAACATCAAGAATACCGAATAAATAAGCAATATAAATCCATTATTGACTCTGCTGACTGAAGTTGCATGTAAGCGCTTGAGATTGGAAGGAGAGAGCCAGTGcccatgtataaaattaagattttgggTTGTATCAGATGATGAGTTTTTGTTGGCTATCTTTCACTGTTAGAACGTGCTCGCCCAATTACTTACAAATATTACACACATAATAGGCAGGAACCAATTACACCAAAAAGGACTATCACATAAGGAATACTATGAATATGATTTCAATACATGTGTGTGTGACACTAGCATGCAAAACTAGTATTTGGAATGAATTTGATCTCAAGAGAtgaaaaagcaaaacaaataaaccctattgaatttgatttcgATTGAGTTTCCAGACAACCAAACAGAGAATGACGATGGAACAAGTTTTTTTTCAACACATGTTTTTGGTAGTCAAAAGAAACCATCAAATTACCACGAATTTCTTTAATGTccagataaattaaatttacaatgAAGATCAGagaatatttgttattttaccAGCAAAGTAAAAGGGAAAACGAACAGGCTTCAACATTTTTCATAAAGGAACataatttctctaattttaacagaaacttaaatataacATGAACTATACCCAGTTAGCTCAGTTTAGTCAATTAAACACCAGAGGTTTTACGAGGgtttaacataataaataaataaatgtgttACCTGCAAGGCGACTATGGTAATGAAATAAGCGGTGCTGGCAATTTCGTAATTTGATTCCAAGTCCATGACCAAAGAGCATCAGTACTTCTGTTTCACTCTTTAAAGAGAAGCGAAAAGGGAACAACAAACAGAACCAAAATGCAACCCGAACGGGGAACGGGTTTCCAGTTACCACAAAAACACGACCCAATCAATATTACATTTCTATTTATGCTTTAagtaaaattaacttaaagtaaaaaaaaaatgaaaacttaatTAATAACCAGAAGAAATcctaaggaaaataaaacgaTAAGAAAACTAGTGTCTCACATTGGTGCCGGAGACGTTTTAACCGTCATTGCTCGCCGTCTCACCGGAAGTCCAAAATTTCTGGCTAGTGGCTCAGAAGATTCTTCATCTGAACTAACGAAGCCAGCTGCGAGCCGCCACAAGCCTTGCTAATATCGTCGCTCACTCGCGGGTGCGCAATCACAGGCCTCCGGAAGCTATCAATTTCcctatttttctctctctgtttttctttttttctttttttttgagaatttcGATTCTTACGCTTACTTTGATGAAAcgaaaaaatcaatttaaaaaaaagtacaaatgaaatgaaacaattttaaaaatttggttCCCGGTATCGGGTTAAGTTACTGTCAAAACAAATCCGGGTCAGACCGGACAATTTAGTCAATTTATACGACGTAGTTTGTCAATTTGCCTTAATAAAAGGAAAACCGCCTTTCACAGTCACTCTTTTTCCTCCGTTCCTTCTCCGTCCGTTTCAAATTATAGGGCTTAGGCTTTATCGTTCCAAAATTCTCTCGTCCATTCGACATTCAAATATATGTAAGCCACACtgtctaaatttttaatctttagtATTTTAATTCTATCATATCCATAGttattaaaattccaatttttttttcaggtttAATTTTACGTTGGATTAGCGATTGCTGAAGAATGAATTGTATTCAGGCTACAAGTGCAGGCAAACCTTGTGTACATCTTCCCAACAGAATCCGTTCGGTACGTGAGCGTAATACTGCACGCCGGACTTCATTGAAGCTTAATGCGACGGCGTACAATCATGGCTTGCCGGCGTTGAAGTGCCGACAGAAAAATACGGTCGTTTGCTCGCTTGGTGGCAAGGACAAGTCAGATGATAAGGTTAGAAAGAAGtcctttttgttttaaggCTGTGTAGGCGTCTCTTCGTGGGTGATTTAATGAATGCTTATATTTGGCTTTGTAGATGGCTCTTTGTGGGTGATTAGTGAATGCTTATATTTGTTTGATGAAAGGTGTGGCAGAAGttatagaataaaattatgttttgcattctctgttttttcttttttaatttggtaatGGAGTTTTTTTGTTCGGCTTGATAACCCATTTGCATTTTGTGCCTGATGGGGTTAGCTGAATAGCTGGTTTTGAGTAGACTGTGATTCTTTTAACTTGGGAGTAATTGCTTTGAAGGCTCGATTTTGTGCAAATGCCGCATTCTTGAGCTGTAATATTCATAATCTTGAGAGTAACTTAGGTGTTGTGCAGGTGTAACCTCATCCATGATGTTAATCTTTTTTA encodes:
- the LOC102621012 gene encoding uncharacterized protein LOC102621012, whose protein sequence is MNLYNMKASKILKRTVYLLTATGFTFHATSHSDFLPFPLFADKIKAGIDGIVRSSRAISTITFTIADYKYSLHGLSVGSEDYLCKLSEVHLRSAKRILKLCEMNKGFYVKAGQFVAAIRQVPKEYSSTLLSLQDQAVPCDFKSIKEVLMSNLGQHLSEIFISLDEQPIAAASIAQVHHAILRGDQEVAVKVQYPGLEHKMRLDIAIMSFLSKTVTWIFPEYRFGWLVSEFAGTISLELDFIQEAKNSEKTAENFKNNEMVQVPHVFWDFTTSHVLTMQFCKGCKVDDLDSLKEIKANPIKVAKALVEVFAEMIFVHGFVHGDPHAGNILVSSEGRNGFSLVLLDHGICKTLDDTFRVDYCRLWKALILLDSDEIKHLGEQFGIGQYSRYLPLIFTGRSIDSKSVLGAGMSAEERRKVKQELVSLTVADISSFMESLPPNFLAVLRIDGLLRSIVSKLKAPQQIRLLAYGKYALYGLAPKSNLKSDFAIDVVFARFKTTFSYLHLRIILEVLQLLSWMRKVKQLLHRLLGEIIGIARSVLTLSSSDVL